The Triticum dicoccoides isolate Atlit2015 ecotype Zavitan chromosome 6A, WEW_v2.0, whole genome shotgun sequence genome has a window encoding:
- the LOC119317250 gene encoding elicitor-responsive protein 3-like, which translates to MVHGTLEVLLVGAKGLENTDFLCNMDPYALLKCRSQEQRSSIASGKGSNPEWNESFVFTVSDQATELVIKLMDSDSGTSDDFVGEATIPLEAVYTEGSIPPTVYNVVKGEHYCGEIKVGLTFTPEDGRQRGLPEDFGGWKQSH; encoded by the exons ATGGTGCACGGAACACTGGAGGTGCTGCTCGTCGGCGCCAAGGGCCTCGAGAACACCGATTTCCTGT GCAATATGGACCCGTACGCACTTCTCAAATGCCGCTCGCAGGAGCAGAGGAGCAGTATCGCGTCAG GCAAAGGTAGTAACCCTGAATGGAACGAAAGCTTTGTCTTCACCGTGTCAGACCAAGCTACGGAGCTGGTGATTAAGCTTATGGACAGCGACTCGGGCACATCGGACGACTTCGTTGGTGAAGCAAC GATTCCTTTGGAAGCAGTTTATACGGAAGGGAGCATTCCACCAACAGTTTATAATGTTGTGAAAGGTGAACACTACTGCGGAGAAATCAAAGTTGGTCTCACATTCACTCCCGAG GATGGTCGCCAGCGCGGTCTCCCCGAAGACTTTGGTGGCTGGAAACAATCGCATTGA
- the LOC119317251 gene encoding E3 ubiquitin-protein ligase RMA1H1-like encodes MNQVRRDNDPSKRVSGDAPAAAARAGCFDCNICLDFAVEPVVTLCGHLYCWPCIYEWLRRDAAGGTISAAGRPCPVCKAALTLDSLVPLYGRGGSRPSKPRLHPALPRRPTVHRGAVEQQSAQTSGGSGHRRVIMEPGSPTRSSRHARVGAAQFNIVYPPPPLGYGMNAMNSTSSGVLGRMALALLPWVFGGEAPAPSYPLGELQNLSPRLRRQHMEVERSLHQLLFFLFVFVVLCLLLF; translated from the coding sequence ATGAATCAGGTTAGGCGTGATAATGATCCGTCCAAGAGAGTGAGCGGGgacgcgccggcggcggcggcacgcgcCGGCTGCTTCGACTGCAACATCTGCCTGGACTTCGCGGTGGAGCCGGTGGTCACCCTCTGCGGCCATCTCTACTGCTGGCCTTGCATCTACGAGTGGCTGCGCCGCGACGCCGCCGGCGGCACCATCTCGGCGGCAGGGCGGCCGTGCCCCGTGTGCAAGGCCGCGCTCACGCTGGACTCGCTCGTGCCGCTCTACGGCCGTGGCGGCAGCCGGCCCAGTAAGCCACGGCTCCACCCGGCCCTTCCGCGCCGGCCGACCGTGCACCGGGGAGCCGTCGAGCAACAGAGCGCGCAAACCAGCGGTGGCAGTGGTCACCGACGCGTGATCATGGAACCCGGTTCGCCGACTCGTTCATCCCGTCACGCGCGTGTCGGAGCCGCGCAGTTCAACATCGTATACCCTCCTCCGCCCTTGGGGTACGGCATGAATGCGATGAACTCGACGTCCAGTGGGGTGCTCGGCCGGATGGCCCTGGCGTTGCTCCCCTGGGTGTTCGGTGGCGAGGCGCCGGCGCCGAGCTACCCCCTGGGCGAGCTGCAAAACCTGAGCCCTAGGCTGAGGCGGCAGCACATGGAGGTGGAGAGGTCTTTGCATCAGTTATTGTTCTTCCTCTTTGTGTTCGTAGTGCTGTGCCTGCTCTTGTTCTGA